In a genomic window of Hippoglossus stenolepis isolate QCI-W04-F060 chromosome 17, HSTE1.2, whole genome shotgun sequence:
- the znf865 gene encoding zinc finger protein 865 has protein sequence MFQFSKYPMDILEMLSGHQAHQFKGLGLERQLSHQQQVQLQHQQQLQQQHQPSADTSGSLLSGLGLGSLQSSRSNAFADSSSLFAKMGAPPTSISHQSQSSSHSSRKSSKMSSSSSGSSSAGYPQFLRPFHPAEAALAQEQLHSGMGRFDFGGGSGGSSGVIGGVVTPAPPPPPLHPGLSIPQPSSGPSSSSPTPSTSASNNPSGSTTVPLVGQSDPRSLHQQFSCMLAANQYFLSGVPTNSSLEQFLVQQGTHNHLGLGLSQGPTDSNSALAPPPALHSSHSHSHSAPQPQQQQQQLTPHALSHPHSHTHHPHPLHPAPQPPPLGGFDFQGIPVLSSNQIASLMQQEAGLPLPLPLHLSLSKDDSKSGDGSSTSSGGSRRKKAMAGYLPQRKSEPPGNSSGHSQGPSSGLVGGGPGGVGLSESQHSSLLSPSSQQQSSSTVSSSSSAPPSSNSTSVLVANGSQQLSKSRERHSSSSSRQTEPEPLYHCGECGKTFTHLSSLRRHLRSHGLTPESQSRKSDCNSPSPERVFCCGECGKRFKKRGHLIQHSVTHSENRPFGCNICQKSFNRRESLTRHEKIHDEKPFRCPACGRCFRESTSLLNHAASGACGKPPRSSKNRASGGGSGSSLPSSSKMEGSGGRESISNNGAAMANDKYATDYSRNRYQNQPPYNSGVDVYRRSQSSSLYSPATTLSSDMTNPTLRKAPLAPTLHPHPQSQQPQHHHHQQPPQQQPHLPLSSLLDDSEDEVTSSAMSAIAAAAAASCDINNEGREGERRDIIGGLLGGLGFGNLGGPSSTSSLNGSTMPLTHPSHPHTKPRRPRKPREKRDPSTIVRRRRNPAPPGDGSERPYGCQICGKRFRRAETLRRHTRVHTGEKPHSCDVCGKMFREPFHLTKHLTVHSGQKNYKCNLCGKMFAYAQSLVRHGKLHRKGEIDNQGRRVKGAAAAISQVANSGNSDYFCSQGEKSPTTGTPSQRLYTCTVCWKSFRHYFHLTAHQQTVHGGGVGLEKSFRCEVCGKAFAYSNSLVRHKLSQHGIDRSGQRVNQSQPTGYSPLFYDSGSGSNYTGPSHMQQGAAGQQGAAGQQPPPQQPQLQHPFHYHSKNFQKRQGQTRKPKKKKKRVVIHSIMRDGKLVGVPLSKDTRKKLLVLRKRRGRLQAQINKKKLLAQLRMKGGIMRVKSWSGGAVKVTGLTSMDIPIKRFPCPICPTTTYAKHGALLVHHAIRHPPRNSGRQARLRCLVCGRRSSSLHKALKHRGQHLKQAAFQCRKCRRRFWNPLLLARHKLSCRGMSTSSVDWGLMKIKSPSSLEQSDAERSPVPPPAPVLVQPERSTVLTEYSQ, from the coding sequence ATGTTTCAATTCAGCAAGTACCCGATGGACATTCTAGAGATGCTAAGTGGACACCAAGCCCATCAGTTCAAAGGGCTTGGGTTAGAACGACAACTAAGTCACCAACAGcaggtgcagctgcagcatcagcagcagctccagcagcagcaccagcccTCCGCCGACACCTCCGGAAGCCTCCTGTCCGGCCTCGGCCTCGGATCCCTCCAGAGCTCGCGGAGCAACGCCTTCGCAGACTCCTCGTCATTATTTGCCAAAATGGGTGCCCCGCCCACTTCCATCTCCCACCAGAGCCAGTCCTCGTCTCACAGCTCCAGGAAGTCGAGTAAGATGAGCAGCAGTAGCAGTGGCAGCTCCTCGGCGGGGTACCCCCAGTTTCTGCGGCCTTTTCACCCGGCCGAGGCGGCGCTGGCCCAGGAGCAGCTCCATTCGGGGATGGGACGTTTTGACTTTGGCGGGGGCAGTGGGGGAAGCTCGGGGGTCATCGGGGGAGTCGTCACACCGGCGCCTCCACCTCCGCCGCTGCACCCGGGTCTCTCTATCCCCCAGCCCTCCTCtggtccctcctcttcctcacccactccctccacctctgcctcaAACAACCCCTCTGGCAGCACCACGGTCCCCTTAGTCGGCCAGTCTGACCCCCGCAGCCTCCACCAGCAGTTCAGCTGCATGCTCGCCGCCAACCAGTACTTCCTGTCTGGTGTCCCCACTAACAGCAGCCTGGAGCAGTTCCTCGTCCAGCAAGGCACTCACAACCACCTGGGCTTAGGCCTCAGCCAAGGGCCCACAGACTCAAACTCGGCCCTGGCGCCTCCCCCCGCCCTCCACTCCTcccacagccacagccactcGGCTCCGCAGCctcagcagcaacaacagcagctgaccCCTCATGCCTTATCTCATCCACACAGCCACACTCACCACCCGCACCCCCTCCACCCGGCCCCCCAGCCACCCCCACTGGGTGGCTTTGATTTCCAAGGCATCCCGGTCCTTTCCTCCAACCAGATAGCATCGCTAATGCAGCAAGAGGCCggcctccccctccctcttcctctccacctgtCCCTGTCTAAAGACGATTCAAAGTCAGGGGACGGCTCATCGACTTCCAGCGGAGGGAGCAGGCGAAAGAAAGCAATGGCGGGCTACCTGCCTCAGAGGAAATCAGAGCCCCCCGGCAACTCGAGTGGACACAGTCAAGGTCCTTCATCAGGCCTCGTGGGAGGGGGACCTGGGGGAGTTGGGTTAAGCGAGTCGCAGCATTCATCTCTTCTCTCGCCGTCCTCACAGCAACAGTCTTCCTccaccgtctcctcctcttcgtccgCCCCGCCTTCCTCAAACTCCACCTCTGTGCTCGTAGCCAACGGTAGCCAGCAGTTGTCCAAATCCAGAGAGCGTCACAGTAGTAGTTCGTCTCGCCAAACCGAACCAGAGCCCCTCTATCACTGTGGTGAATGTGGTAAAAccttcacccacctctccagcCTCCGAAGGCATCTCCGCAGCCACGGCTTGACACCAGAAAGCCAAAGCAGGAAGTCGGACTGTAACTCCCCGAGCCCAGAGAGGGTTTTCTGCTGTGGTGAGTGTggaaagagatttaaaaagagGGGTCACCTCATCCAGCACAGCGTCACCCACTCGGAGAACCGGCCTTTCGGCTGCAACATCTGCCAGAAGTCCTTTAACCGCCGAGAGTCGCTCACGAGACACGAGAAGATCCACGACGAGAAGCCGTTCCGCTGCCCGGCCTGCGGACGATGTTTCCGTGAGAGCACCTCCCTTCTCAACCACGCTGCTTCCGGAGCCTGTGGGAAACCTCCCCGGAGTTCAAAAAACCGGGCCAGCGGCGGAGGGAGCGGCTCGTCCCTCCCGAGCAGCAGTAAGATGGAAGGCAGCGGAGGAAGGGAGAGCATTTCAAACAATGGGGCGGCGATGGCGAACGACAAGTACGCAACGGATTATTCCAGAAATCGCTACCAGAACCAGCCGCCCTACAACAGCGGCGTGGATGTGTACAGACGCTCCCAGTCTTCGTCTCTGTACTCCCCAGCCACGACGCTCTCCAGTGACATGACCAACCCGACTCTCCGTAAAGCCCCTTTAGCCCCAACTCTTCATCCCCATCCTCAAAGTCAGCAACCGCAgcatcaccaccaccaacaaccaccacagcagcagccgcacctccccctctcctccctatTGGATGATTCGGAGGATGAGGTCACCAGCAGTGCGATGTCGGCCATCGCCGCTGCAGCCGCGGCTTCCTGTGACATAAACAACGAGGGccgggaaggagagaggagggatatCATTGGAGGCCTGCTGGGGGGGTTGGGGTTTGGTAACTTGGGTGGACCGTCGTCCACGTCCAGCCTCAACGGTTCCACCATGCCTTTAACCCACCCCAGCCACCCCCACACAAAGCCCAGGAGGCCGAGGAAGCCCAGAGAGAAAAGGGACCCGAGCACCAtcgtcaggaggaggaggaacccAGCGCCGCCAGGGGATGGCTCAGAGCGGCCGTATGGATGTCAGATCTGTGGCAAACGCTTCAGGAGGGCGGAGACGCTGCGACGCCACACCCGCGTTCACACCGGGGAGAAACCTCACTCCTGCGACGTGTGTGGAAAAATGTTCCGCGAGCCTTTCCACCTCACCAAGCATCTGACCGTGCACTCGGGTCAGAAGAACTACAAATGCAACCTGTGTGGGAAGATGTTTGCCTACGCTCAGAGCCTGGTGAGACACGGGAAGCTGCACAGAAAAGGGGAGATCGACAACCAGGGGCGGAGAGTAAAAGGTGCCGCGGCCGCTATCAGTCAGGTCGCCAACTCGGGGAACTCTGACTACTTCTGCTCCCAAGGAGAAAAGTCTCCAACCACTGGCACCCCCTCCCAGAGGCTGTACACCTGCACCGTGTGCTGGAAGTCATTCCGCCACTACTTCCACCTGACGGCACATCAGCAGACCGTGCACGGCGGGGGGGTCGGCCTGGAAAAGTCCTTTCGTTGTGAGGTGTGTGGAAAAGCCTTCGCCTACTCCAACAGCTTAGTGCGACACAAGTTGTCCCAGCACGGAATCGACCGCAGCGGCCAGCGAGTCAACCAGTCCCAACCCACCGGATACTCGCCCCTCTTCTACGACTCAGGATCAGGTTCCAACTACACTGGGCCGTCCCACATGCAGCAGGGGGCCGCCGGGCAGCAGGGGGCCGCCGGGCAGCAGCCACCACCGCAACAACCGCAGCTGCAGCATCCTTTTCACTACCACTCAAAAAACTTCCAAAAGCGACAAGGACAGACAAGAAAgcccaaaaagaaaaaaaagcgcGTGGTGATCCACAGCATCATGAGAGACGGGAAGCTGGTGGGTGTGCCGCTGAGCAAAGACACTCGCAAGAAGCTGCTGGTTCTGAGGAAACGAAGAGGAAGACTACAGGCGCAGATCAACAAGAAGAAGCTCCTGGCTCAGCTGAGGATGAAGGGCGGCATCATGAGGGTGAAGTCGTGGAGTGGCGGCGCCGTCAAAGTCACGGGCCTCACTTCCATGGACATCCCAATAAAGCGCTTTCCCTGCCCCATTTGCCCCACCACCACCTACGCCAAGCACGGCGCTCTGCTGGTGCACCACGCCATCAGGCATCCGCCAAGAAACTCAGGCCGCCAAGCCCGACTGCGGTGCCTGGTGTGTGGGAGACGCAGCAGCTCGTTACACAAAGCCTTGAAACACCGGGGCCAGCACCTCAAACAAGCTGCGTTCCAGTGCCGCAAATGCCGACGCCGTTTCTGGAACCCTCTGCTGCTGGCCCGCCACAAGTTATCCTGCCGGGGGATGAGCACCAGCAGCGTGGACTGGGGACTGATGAAGATCAAATCTCCGTCGTCTCTGGAGCAGTCAGACGCTGAGCGCTCACCGGTGCCGCCGCCGGCCCCAGTTCTGGTCCAGCCGGAGAGATCAACAGTTCTGACTGAGTACAGTcagtaa